The following proteins are co-located in the Camelina sativa cultivar DH55 chromosome 12, Cs, whole genome shotgun sequence genome:
- the LOC104733028 gene encoding LEAF RUST 10 DISEASE-RESISTANCE LOCUS RECEPTOR-LIKE PROTEIN KINASE-like 2.4, whose product MVGRFPLMFLLVSHLFVSGVMSRNFTIENKCDYTVWPGILTMATMVFPTTGFTLKKGESRVINVPSSWTGRLWGRSHCSTSSTGNFSCATGDCGSGKIECSGARASPPTTLIDFTLDGPNGEDYYDVTVADGYNLPLVVVPQLSGRRSGRTCSNVGCVVNLNKTCPSELRVMGSSNKEHPIACMNACDKFKLPEFCCYGEHGTPETCQPTLYSKNFKNECPLAYSYAYDDRNSTVRCSNSANYIITFCPLITSNTTNNTISSASQSSKETNGGTKQKSSWKLKLILGVSAAALTIMITIFVVVIVRKNNERKSDWNDQNVEAVVMLKRYSYTRVKKMTNSFAHVLGKGGFGTVYKGKLPDSGRDIAVKILKETEGNGEEFINEVASMSRTSHVNIVSLLGFCYERNKRAIIYEFMPSGSLDKFVSENMSTKKDWEKLYDIAIGVSRGLEYLHNRCVTRIVHFDIKPQNILMDENLCPKISDFGLAKLCKNKESIISMLHMRGTFGYISPEMFSKNFGAVSHKSDVYSFGMVVLEMIGAKNIERVEYSGSNNSSMYFPDWVYKDFERGETARIFGDGMTDEEEKIAKKLVLVALWCIQMNPSDRPPMIKVIEMLEGNLEAMEVPANPFLLAQATTVPDALEDSSETSAFFNPSHSERDTRLTSEDAIHFSKEVLQQTVEESQHGSRSS is encoded by the exons ATGGTTGGAAGGTTCCCATTAATGTTCCTCCTTGTTTCACATTTATTCGTGTCAG GAGTAATGTCGAGAAACTTTACTATAGAGAACAAATGCGATTACACTGTCTGGCCAGGAATCCTAACCATGGCTACTATGGTTTTTCCCACCACCGGCTTCACCCTCAAGAAAGGGGAGTCGCGTGTCATCAATGTGCCATCGTCATGGACAGGTCGTTTGTGGGGTAGATCCCACTGCTCCACCAGCTCAACAGGGAATTTCTCTTGTGCCACGGGAGACTGCGGCTCCGGAAAAATCGAGTGCTCGGGAGCCAGAGCATCGCCTCCGACGACTCTAATCGATTTTACCCTCGACGGTCCAAACGGTGAAGACTACTATGACGTAACTGTCGCGGACGGTTACAACCTTCCCTTGGTTGTGGTCCCACAGCTTTCAGGGAGACGGAGTGGCCGGACATGCAGCAACGTTGGTTGCGTGGTCAACCTAAACAAGACGTGTCCGTCAGAGCTTAGGGTGATGGGAAGCTCCAACAAGGAACATCCCATCGCTTGCATGAACGCTTGTGACAAATTCAAGTTGCCGGAGTTCTGCTGTTACGGTGAGCACGGCACACCTGAAACATGCCAACCGACGCTTTATTCGAAGAATTTCAAGAACGAGTGTCCACTCGCTTATAGCTATGCTTATGACGATAGAAACAGCACCGTCAGATGCTCAAACTCAGCTAACTACATCATCACCTTTTGCCCGCTGATTACTTCGAACACCACCAA CAACACCATAAGCTCAGCGTCTCAATCCTCCAAGGAAACAAATGGAGGAACAAAAC AAAAATCATCATGGAAGTTAAAACTCATACTTG GAGTCTCAGCAGCAGCTTTAACCATAATGATCACAATTTTCGTCGTAGTAATAGTCAGAAAAAACAATGAGAGAAAGAGTGATTGGAATGACCAGAATGTTGAAGCAGTTGTAATGTTGAAACGATATAGTTATACAAGAGTCAAGAAGATGACAAACTCATTTGCGCATGTTCTCGGGAAAGGAGGATTTGGAACTGTCTACAAAGGAAAGTTACCCGATAGCGGTCGAGATATTGCAGTGAAGATCTTGAAGGAAACAGAAGGGAATGGAGAAGAGTTCATAAACGAAGTAGCTAGCATGAGTAGAACATCTCATGTCAATATTGTTTCTCTGCTTGGATTCTGCTACGAAAGGAACAAGAGAGCTATTATCTACGAGTTCATGCCGAGTGGATCCCTCGACAAGTTTGTTTCTGAGAATATGTCAACCAAGAAAGATTgggaaaaattatatgacattgCGATAGGTGTCTCTCGTGGGCTAGAGTATTTGCACAATCGTTGTGTCACAAGGATTGTGCATTTCGACATAAAGCCGCAGAACATACTCATGGACGAAAATCTTTGCCctaaaatttcagattttggtCTTGCTAAATTGTGCAAAAACAAGGAGAGCATCATATCGATGCTACACATGAGAGGGACCTTTGGATACATTTCCCCTGAAATGTTTTCCAAGAACTTTGGAGCAGTTTCGCACAAGTCagatgtttatagttttggtATGGTCGTTCTCGAGATGATTGGAGCAAAGAATATAGAAAGGGTTGAATATTCTGGATCCAACAATAGTTCAATGTACTTTCCAGATTGGGTCTATAAAGATTTTGAGAGGGGAGAAACCGCAAGGATTTTTGGAGATGGTATGaccgatgaagaagagaaaattgcAAAGAAATTGGTATTGGTTGCTCTATGGTGTATTCAGATGAATCCATCTGATCGTCCACCGATGATAAAAGTCATTGAAATGTTAGAGGGGAATCTAGAGGCTATGGAAGTTCCAGCTAATCCTTTCTTGCTTGCACAAGCAACAACGGTTCCAGATGCTCTTGAAGATAGTAGTGAGACTTCAGCCTTCTTTAATCCAAGTCATTCTGAAAGAGATACTCGCTTAACTAGTGAAGATGCTATACACTTTTCCAAGGAAGTGTTGCAACAAACTGTTGAAGAGAGTCAACATGGGTCAAGGTCCTCCTAA